The Gopherus evgoodei ecotype Sinaloan lineage unplaced genomic scaffold, rGopEvg1_v1.p scaffold_45_arrow_ctg1, whole genome shotgun sequence genome has a window encoding:
- the LOC115642749 gene encoding olfactory receptor 1019-like: MNRNTPLACYNLSSTFSSSLIYYLITFPKEMSAAEPGRDVNHTEVTEFILLGFGRGPGLQVVPFMMFLVIYTITVLGNTILVLIITDDSRLHTPMYFLLMNLSLLDLCSSSVIAPRAMASFLTDAKSISYRGCATQLFFFSLFATTEAFILSAMAYDRYTAICNPLLYPIAMSKPVCIQLVVGSYLCGSVNAMVQTSFTFTLRFCGFNEINHFFCDVPALLTLSCTDTYINQMVLFPLCGLIIMSTALIILVSYVYIISAVLQTRCATGRHKTFSTCTSHIVVVSLLYGTVSFMYAQPNSLSSPDQGKVVSVFYTLVIPMLNPFIYSLRNKDVKEALRRTIGCIMVLK, encoded by the coding sequence ATGAACCGAAACACACCTCTAGCCTGCTACAATCTATCTAGCACCTTCAGTTCCTCTTTAATCTATTATCTCATCACTTTTCCAAAGGAAATGTCAGCGGCGGAGCCAGGGAGAGATGTGAACCACACTGAAGTGACAGAATTTATCCTGCTGGGGTTTGGAAGAGGTCCAGGGCTCCAGGTGGTCCCTTTTATGATGTTCCTGGTGATTTACACAATAACTGTGCTAGGGAACACCATCCTGGTCCTCATCATTACAGACGACTCTcgccttcacacccccatgtacttcctcCTCATGAACCTGTCACTCTTagacctctgctcctcctctgtcATTGCCCCCAGAGCCATGGCGAGCTTCCTAACAGATGCCAAATCCATTTCCTACAGGGGATGTGCCACCCAATTATTCTTCTTCTCTCTTTTTGCCACTACTGAGGCATTCATTCTGTCGGCCATGGCATATGATCGATACACTGCCATATGCAACCCGCTCCTGTATCCCATCGCCATGTCTAAGCCCGTCTGCATTCAGCTGGTGGTGGGGTCCTATCTCTGTGGCAGCGTGAACGCCATGGTGCAAACCAGCTTCACCTTTACTCTGCGCTTCTGCGGCTTTAATGAGATCAATCACTTCTTCTGTGATGTTCCAGCCCTGCTAACCCTCTCATGCACCGACACATACATCAATCAAATGGTGCTGTTTCCTTTATGTGGTCTCATCATAATGAGCACTGCCCTGATCATTCTTGTCTCTTATGTCTATATCATCTCTGCTGTCCTCCAGACTCGCTGTGCCACGGGCAGGCACAAgaccttctccacctgcacctcccacatAGTGGTTGTGAGTTTATTATACGGGACTGTTTCCTTCATGTATGCCCAGCCCAATTCATTATCCTCCCCAGATCAGGGTAAAGTGGTGTCTGTATTTTACACCCTAGTCATCCCCATGTTAAATCCCTTCATCTACAGCCTAAGGAACAAAGATGTTAAAGAAGCTTTGAGAAGAACCATAGGCTGCATAATGGTTTTGAAATGA